The Pantoea vagans genome contains the following window.
GCAGGCGCCTTATGGTGGTCACAGCGATCGTGAACGCCGCTGGCAGAGCATTCAGCAGCATACCCGCCGTTTGCGTGATACCAACACGCACAATGGTATTCTGTTGCAACATCAAATCCGCTATACCCATGATGCGCTGGCGGTGCTTAAACCGCATCAGACGCAGGCGTTTTACGGCCCAGATGGATTAGGCAAGGGTCAGGCGACCTTGAGTCGCAAAGGGTAAAAAGAAAAAATCCCGCCGAAGCGGGATTTTTTTTATGCCAGCGTGCGGCGGGCAAAATCCTTGGGTCGGAAGCCGAGCAAGCCCAACATCACAAAGTAGGCGCCGCCACCGATGGCGCACACCGCCGCCAGACGCAGCAAACGCCACCACATCTGCCCCTCTTCCCACGCCGGCATCACGTACAGAATGCCGAGCAGTGCAGCGGCCATCACCACCACCGCAATAAACAACCGCACAAGGAAGCTGAGCCAGCCAGGCTGCGGCTGGAAGATATCTTGCTTACGTAATTGCCAGTAAAGCAGCGCGGCATTAAGACAGGCCGCCAGACCAATCGATAATGACAGCCCAGCATGCTTAAGCGGGCCAATAAAGGCCAGGTTCATCAGCTGTGTCATGATTAGCGTGACGATAGCAATTTTAACCGGCGTTTTGATGTCCTGACGGGAATAGAAACCGGGTGCCAGCACCTTCACCACAATCAGCCCCATCAAGCCCACCGAATACGCGACCAGCGCGCGTTGCGTCATGGCGGCATCAAACGCCGTGAACTTACCGTACTGGAACAAGGCCACTGTCAACGGCCCGGAAAGAATGCCCAATGCCACCGCGCTAGGCAGCGCCAGCAGGAAGCACAAACGCAAACCCCAATCCATTAAACGCGAATATTCGTCATGATTACCGCTGGCAAAACTCTTCGCCAGTGACGGCAACAAAATGGTGCCTAATGCCACACCCAGTACGCCGGAAGGGAATTCCATCAGTCGGTCCGCATAGTACATCCAGGATACCGAACCGGAGACGAGGAAGGAGGCAAAAATGGTGTTGATGATCAACGAAATCTGACTCACCGACACACCAAGAATGGCTGGCCCCATCTGACGCATCACACGCCATACGCCCGCATCACGCAGATTAACGCGAGGCAGCACCAGCATGCCAATTTTCTTCAGATGCGGCAGCTGGTAGAAGAGCTGCAGGACGCCCCCCACCACCACGGCCCATGCCAGTGCCATCACCGGCGGATGGAAGTGTGGCGCGGCAAACACGGCAAAACCAATCATGCTGATATTCAGCAGCGTAGGGGCAAACGCGGGCACCGAAAAGCGATTCCAGGTATTCAGGATCGCCCCCGCCAGGGACGCGAGGGAGATCAGCAGAATATAAGGAAAGGTCACGCGTAACAGCGAACTGGTCAGGGCAAATTTATCCGCTGTATCGGCAAATCCTGGCGCCGTCACGATAATCACCCAAGGTGCGGCAATCATGCCCAGCACCGTCACCACCGCCAACACCAGCGTCAGCAAACCCGAGACATAGGCGACAAACACGCGCGTGGCGTCTTCACCCTGTTTACTCTTGTACTCAGCGAGAATGGGCACGAACGCCTGTGAAAATGCGCCTTCGGCAAAAATACGGCGCAACAGATTCGGCAGCTTGAAGGCAACGAAGAAGGCATCGGTGGCCATCCCGG
Protein-coding sequences here:
- the flgN gene encoding flagellar export chaperone FlgN gives rise to the protein MDNLLTTLEKMQDVLASLTVVMDEEQQQLSAGQVNGNLLQRISEDKSALLTTLNYLDEMRRNTEKSLGTQAPYGGHSDRERRWQSIQQHTRRLRDTNTHNGILLQHQIRYTHDALAVLKPHQTQAFYGPDGLGKGQATLSRKG
- the murJ gene encoding murein biosynthesis integral membrane protein MurJ, yielding MNLLKSLAAVSSMTLFSRVLGFARDAIVARVFGAGMATDAFFVAFKLPNLLRRIFAEGAFSQAFVPILAEYKSKQGEDATRVFVAYVSGLLTLVLAVVTVLGMIAAPWVIIVTAPGFADTADKFALTSSLLRVTFPYILLISLASLAGAILNTWNRFSVPAFAPTLLNISMIGFAVFAAPHFHPPVMALAWAVVVGGVLQLFYQLPHLKKIGMLVLPRVNLRDAGVWRVMRQMGPAILGVSVSQISLIINTIFASFLVSGSVSWMYYADRLMEFPSGVLGVALGTILLPSLAKSFASGNHDEYSRLMDWGLRLCFLLALPSAVALGILSGPLTVALFQYGKFTAFDAAMTQRALVAYSVGLMGLIVVKVLAPGFYSRQDIKTPVKIAIVTLIMTQLMNLAFIGPLKHAGLSLSIGLAACLNAALLYWQLRKQDIFQPQPGWLSFLVRLFIAVVVMAAALLGILYVMPAWEEGQMWWRLLRLAAVCAIGGGAYFVMLGLLGFRPKDFARRTLA